The Treponema sp. OMZ 790 genome includes the window ACACTACAGCCGCCTAAGCGACCGAGAACGACGGGAGATGACTCGCAAAACCACCACTTGAACGGGCATATAATGCAGATATGCAACGAAACAGGCAACGATTACGAAAGTGTAAAATCCGCCGTCAAGATGATAGCCGTCGAGAATATGGGGTTTCCCTACAACACAATCGGCGGACAGATAATCCCTCAAAGGGAACGGGATTGCAGCACCGATGAATGTGCAAAGCTGATAGAAGCGGCGCATTTATTGGCGGCTGACTTAGGTATAATTTTACAGGAATAGAATATGGAACGCATACAATTATTTAATGACCATTTTCAAAATTACAAAGTATACGGAATTCCGAAAGCACAGTTAATCATCGCCGATATTCCGTACAACATCGGGAAGAACGCATACGGCAGTAATCCGAGCTGGTATATCGATGGAGACAATGCAAACGGCGAATCGGAGCTTGCGGGCAAACAGTTTTTTGATACGGACAAAAATTTTAGACCGCCCGAGTTTATGCACTTTTGCAGCAAGATGTTAATTAAAGAGCCGAAAGAAAAAGGCAAAGCACCATGTATGATTGTATTCTGTGCTTTTGAACAGCAATTTGAGCTTATACAGCTTGCAAGAAAATACGGGCTTAATAATTACATCAATCTCGTATTTCGTAAAAACTTTTCTGCTCAAGTCTTAAAAGCAAATATGCGGATTGTCGGGAACTGTGAATATGCGGTTTTATTCTACCGTGAAAAATTACCCAAATTCAATAATGACGGGCGAATGATTTTTAATTGCTTCGATTGGGTTCGTGATAATGAGCTTCCGAAAGTTCACCCGACGCAAAAACCCGTAAAGGTAATTGAAAACTTAATCCGCATTTTCACGGACGAGAACGATGTAGTAATTGACCCCGTCGCAGGAAGCGGCCACAACGCTTTTAGCGGCAAAGAATTTAAACCGCAGAGCTTACGGTTTTGAAATTAAGAAGAATTTTTGTGAAGCGGCTAAAACAAAAATATTAACGGAATGTACGCCGTATTTGATTTAGGGCGAGGGAAAAATGTGTAATTGTATTGAAGATGTTA containing:
- a CDS encoding DNA methyltransferase, with the protein product MERIQLFNDHFQNYKVYGIPKAQLIIADIPYNIGKNAYGSNPSWYIDGDNANGESELAGKQFFDTDKNFRPPEFMHFCSKMLIKEPKEKGKAPCMIVFCAFEQQFELIQLARKYGLNNYINLVFRKNFSAQVLKANMRIVGNCEYAVLFYREKLPKFNNDGRMIFNCFDWVRDNELPKVHPTQKPVKVIENLIRIFTDENDVVIDPVAGSGHNAFSGKEFKPQSLRF